One part of the Epinephelus fuscoguttatus linkage group LG12, E.fuscoguttatus.final_Chr_v1 genome encodes these proteins:
- the slc25a35 gene encoding solute carrier family 25 member 35 has protein sequence MDFVLSGAAACGACLFTNPLEVVKTRMQLQGELKSRGSYQVYYRNVFHAFYTIGKVDGLAGLQKGLVPGLVYQFCMNGVRLGSYAIIESSGYIHTNGRVSAAKTTIAGALAGVVGAVMGSPVYLVKTHLQSQATSSIAVGHQYQHEGMVHALSAIYRQHGILGLWRGSSAAVPRVSVGSAAQLSTFSSSKELVIDLQVFPKDSWLVALSAGMISSVVVVAAMTPFDVVSTRLYNQPVDHLGKGQLYKGFPDCFTKTLRKEGLLGLYKGLGASYFRLGPHTILSLFFWDELRKVYQKIR, from the exons ATGGATTTCGTGCTGAGCGGAGCGGCGGCCTGCGGAGCCTGTCTGTTCACCAACCCGCTGGAGGTGGTCAAGACGCGGATGCAGCTTCAGGGAGAGCTCAAGAGCCGGGGCTCCTACCAGGTTTACTACCGCAACGTGTTCCACGCTTTCTACACCATCGGGAAAGTGGACGGACTGGCCGGCTTACAGAAGGGACTGGTACCCGGGCTGGTCTATCAGTTTTGTATGAATGGAGTCAGGCTCGGCTCGTACGCCATCATTGAGTCCTCTGGTTACATCCACACTAATGGAAGGGTCAGCGCGGCCAAAACCACCATAGCAGGGGCCCTGGCTGGAGTGGTGGGAGCCGTGATGGGAAGTCCTGTGTACTTG gtgaagacTCATCTGCAGAGCCAGGCTACCTCCTCTATTGCAGTTGGGCATCAGTATCAACATGAG GGGATGGTGCACGCTCTGTCAGCCATCTACAGACAGCATGGCATTCTGGGACTGTGGAGGGGCTCCAGTGCTGCTGTGCCGAGGGTCAGCGTGGGGTCCGCTGCACAACTCtccaccttctcctcctccaagGAGCTTGTGATTGACCTACAG GTGTTCCCAAAGGACAGCTGGTTGGTGGCTTTGAGTGCCGGCATGATCAGCAgcgtggtggtggtggcggctaTGACACCTTTTGATGTCGTGAGCACGCGGCTCTACAACCAGCCTGTGGATCATTTGGGCAAG GGTCAGCTTTACAAAGGATTCCCCGACTGCTTTACAAAGACGCTGAGGAAGGAGGGCCTGTTGGGACTTTACAAAGGCTTGGGAGCCTCTTATTTCCGGCTGGGCCCACACACCATTCTGTCTCTGTTCTTCTGGGATGAACTACGCAAAGTGTACCAGAAGATCAGATAA